One window of Deltaproteobacteria bacterium genomic DNA carries:
- a CDS encoding DUF742 domain-containing protein, with protein sequence MAVASPYVMSLAHALVLRRIADHPGADAASISAALRWPLVVVEQLLSDLEQQGMIARPTRH encoded by the coding sequence GTGGCTGTGGCATCGCCCTACGTGATGAGCTTGGCCCACGCGCTCGTGTTGCGGCGCATCGCCGACCACCCCGGCGCAGATGCTGCCTCCATCTCCGCCGCGCTCCGCTGGCCGCTCGTCGTCGTCGAGCAGCTGCTTTCCGACCTCGAGCAGCAAGGGATGATCGCGCGGCCGACGAGACACTGA
- a CDS encoding serine/threonine protein phosphatase gives MAGRLFAIGDIHGCAGELEALLAGLRPAPGDTLVCVGDYLDRGPDSRTVIDTVMDLEQRPGVATVFLRGNHEDMCLAYLGRGGHYGESWMLNGGAATLRSYGLDARVSGSEAAIGFPLKHLQFLERLPLWHRTDGCLLVHAGIRPDRPWDQQDEEDLLWIREEFILAPHSLPETIVFGHTPRRTVFVDLPYKIGIDTGCVYGGGLTALELRERRLYQVRLGERKVRESPLPVEQRRRA, from the coding sequence ATGGCGGGCCGGCTCTTCGCGATCGGCGACATCCACGGCTGTGCCGGCGAGCTCGAGGCGCTGCTCGCGGGCCTCCGGCCCGCGCCCGGCGACACGCTGGTCTGCGTCGGCGATTACCTCGACCGCGGTCCGGACTCGCGCACGGTCATTGACACCGTGATGGACCTCGAGCAGCGCCCCGGCGTCGCGACCGTCTTCCTGCGCGGCAACCACGAGGACATGTGCCTCGCCTACCTCGGCCGCGGCGGCCATTACGGCGAGTCCTGGATGCTGAACGGCGGCGCGGCCACGCTGCGCAGCTACGGCCTCGACGCCCGGGTGTCCGGGAGCGAGGCCGCGATCGGCTTCCCGTTGAAGCACCTGCAGTTCCTCGAGCGGCTCCCGCTCTGGCACCGGACCGACGGCTGCCTGCTGGTGCACGCCGGCATCCGCCCCGATCGTCCGTGGGATCAGCAGGACGAGGAGGACCTCCTCTGGATCCGCGAGGAGTTCATCCTGGCCCCGCACAGCCTGCCCGAGACGATCGTCTTCGGGCACACCCCGCGCCGCACGGTGTTCGTCGACCTGCCGTACAAGATCGGGATCGACACCGGCTGCGTCTACGGCGGCGGGCTCACGGCGCTCGAGCTGCGCGAGCGGCGGCTCTACCAGGTGCGGCTCGGGGAGCGGAAGGTCCGCGAGAGCCCGCTGCCCGTCGAGCAGCGGCGGCGCGCTTGA
- the meaB gene encoding methylmalonyl Co-A mutase-associated GTPase MeaB, whose amino-acid sequence MLVRDRSALARLMTLVENRAPELPAIMSRVYGRTGHAHVVGVTGPPGAGKSTLTDRLTAHLRAAERRIGIVAVDPSSPFSGGAVLGDRIRMQAHFLDPGVFIRSLSTRGSHGGLARATRDMIRLLDAFGVDNVLVETVGVGQTELDVMRLADTVVVVLVPEAGDAVQVMKAGLLEIADIFVVNKADREGAERMQSELAQMLHLRPATAWSIPVLPTQAAAGVGTEAVRDAIEAHRTFLAADPERARRQRARREGELLDVLDEELRRRLAQGLGGRPADGLAPLLDAVRAGTVDPYSAALQILEDLPTLERLIRRRE is encoded by the coding sequence ATGCTGGTACGCGACCGGAGCGCGCTCGCGCGGCTGATGACGCTCGTCGAGAATCGGGCGCCGGAGCTGCCGGCGATCATGAGCCGTGTCTACGGGCGTACCGGCCACGCCCACGTGGTCGGCGTCACGGGTCCGCCCGGCGCCGGCAAGTCGACGCTCACCGACCGCCTGACCGCGCACCTGCGCGCCGCGGAGCGCCGCATCGGCATCGTCGCGGTCGACCCGTCGAGCCCGTTCAGCGGCGGCGCCGTGCTCGGCGACCGCATCCGCATGCAGGCGCACTTCCTCGACCCGGGCGTCTTCATCCGCAGCCTCTCGACCCGCGGCAGCCACGGCGGCCTCGCCCGCGCCACGCGCGACATGATCCGCCTCCTCGATGCGTTCGGCGTCGACAACGTGCTCGTCGAGACGGTGGGCGTCGGGCAGACCGAGCTTGACGTCATGCGGCTCGCGGACACGGTCGTCGTGGTCCTGGTGCCCGAGGCCGGCGACGCCGTGCAGGTGATGAAGGCGGGGCTCCTCGAGATCGCCGACATCTTCGTCGTCAACAAGGCTGATCGCGAGGGCGCGGAGCGGATGCAGTCGGAGCTGGCGCAGATGCTGCACCTCCGGCCCGCAACGGCATGGAGCATCCCGGTGCTGCCGACGCAGGCGGCGGCCGGCGTGGGGACGGAAGCCGTGCGCGACGCGATCGAGGCACACCGTACCTTCCTCGCGGCCGACCCCGAGCGCGCCCGTCGCCAGCGCGCACGCCGGGAAGGTGAGCTGCTCGACGTGCTCGACGAGGAGCTCCGGCGGCGTCTCGCGCAGGGCCTCGGCGGCCGCCCCGCGGACGGCCTGGCGCCGCTGCTCGACGCGGTGCGGGCGGGGACCGTCGATCCCTACAGCGCCGCCTTGCAGATTCTCGAAGACCTGCCTACGCTCGAACGGCTCATCCGGCGGCGAGAGTGA
- a CDS encoding sigma-54-dependent Fis family transcriptional regulator yields MKRRVLVVDDEEGVRESLRMTLKDEYETIAVGSAEEALQTLASASADVVLLDILMPGMDGMKLLEELRARNVNLPIIMLTATKTLKTAIEAMKLGAFWYVTKPFDVEELRLHLQRATENADLKGELQKLRSEVRHRYHVGNIIGRSPKMEEVFKTVETVAKLRTTVLITGESGTGKELIAKAIHYGSPRAHRPLVTLNCAAIPETLLESELFGHEKGSFTDAHTKKLGQFELAHEGTLFLDEIGEMGGATQAKLLRVLEHSEFLRVGGMKPVSVDVRIIAATNRDLAAAIKDGKFRTDLFYRLNVVSVHLPPLRERRDDMTHLIRYFTQAKAREMNMAEKPFSPEAVDALLRYPWPGNVRELENLVERLLVLTEGPGIGVEDLPEQIRRTDLEPGNIKEQVLEGRKSLGTAVDEFEREIIDEALQKTDFNQTRAAELLGTTRRILKYRMDKLGIIAPER; encoded by the coding sequence GTGAAACGAAGGGTGCTGGTCGTGGACGACGAGGAGGGCGTGCGCGAGTCGCTCCGGATGACGCTGAAGGACGAGTACGAGACGATCGCCGTCGGCTCCGCCGAGGAGGCGCTCCAGACGCTCGCCAGCGCGTCCGCCGACGTCGTGCTGCTCGACATCCTCATGCCGGGGATGGACGGCATGAAGCTCCTCGAGGAGCTCCGCGCCCGCAACGTGAACCTGCCGATCATCATGCTGACCGCGACCAAGACGCTGAAGACGGCGATCGAGGCCATGAAGCTCGGGGCGTTCTGGTACGTCACCAAGCCGTTCGACGTCGAGGAGCTGCGGCTGCACCTGCAGCGGGCGACCGAGAACGCCGACCTGAAGGGCGAGCTCCAGAAGCTCCGCAGCGAGGTCCGCCACCGCTACCACGTCGGCAACATCATCGGCCGCTCGCCGAAGATGGAGGAGGTCTTCAAGACGGTCGAAACCGTCGCGAAGCTCCGCACCACGGTCCTCATCACCGGTGAGAGCGGCACCGGCAAGGAGCTGATCGCCAAGGCGATCCACTACGGGAGCCCGCGCGCCCACCGCCCGCTGGTCACGCTCAACTGCGCCGCCATCCCGGAGACGCTCCTCGAGAGCGAGCTCTTCGGCCACGAGAAGGGCTCGTTCACCGACGCGCACACCAAGAAGCTCGGTCAGTTCGAGCTGGCGCACGAGGGGACGCTCTTCCTCGACGAGATCGGGGAGATGGGCGGGGCGACACAGGCGAAGCTGCTCCGTGTGCTCGAGCACAGCGAGTTCCTGCGCGTCGGCGGCATGAAGCCGGTCTCGGTCGACGTCCGCATCATCGCCGCCACCAACCGTGACCTCGCCGCCGCCATCAAGGACGGGAAGTTCCGCACCGACCTCTTCTACCGCCTGAACGTCGTCAGCGTGCACCTGCCGCCCCTGCGCGAGCGCCGCGACGACATGACGCACCTGATCCGCTACTTCACCCAGGCAAAGGCCCGAGAGATGAACATGGCGGAGAAACCCTTCAGCCCCGAGGCCGTCGATGCGCTGCTGCGCTATCCCTGGCCCGGGAACGTCCGCGAGCTCGAGAACCTGGTCGAGCGGCTGCTCGTCCTCACCGAGGGCCCCGGGATCGGCGTCGAGGACCTCCCCGAGCAGATCCGGCGGACCGACCTCGAGCCGGGTAACATCAAGGAGCAGGTGCTCGAGGGCCGGAAGTCCCTCGGCACCGCGGTCGACGAGTTCGAGCGCGAGATCATCGACGAGGCGCTCCAGAAGACGGACTTCAATCAGACCCGGGCGGCAGAGCTGCTCGGCACGACCCGTCGCATCCTCAAGTACCGCATGGACAAGCTCGGCATCATCGCCCCCGAGCGCTAG
- a CDS encoding response regulator: MHSANRPLSMNERPRLLIVDDERGVRESLRAILQGECEVLTASSGDEALAIVGREPVDVVTLDLKMPGLGGIGVLERIKEIDPDIEVLIITGYGTIDTAVQGLRFRAFDYISKPFDCDHVRQLVQSALARRAAARRMKSLPDQILSSLSHEFRTPLNVIMGYSTILQEDGESLSDEQRLALDRIRSNSDALLTYVETLFYMAELDRGALAVDVVPVRLSDVLGKLRSELGSGAAEKDVMIRLDVSTGLVLATDEDKLTRLLRALLDNAVRHTPQGHVVVTARPASGGATLEIRDSGPGIAPELIVETEDVIAGRTGARPPRQLGFGLRLAARLVRALGASLTLVGGPDGTTCHLVIPDLAAADAPHVAYGG, from the coding sequence ATGCATTCTGCAAACCGGCCGCTCAGCATGAACGAACGGCCGCGGTTGTTGATCGTCGATGACGAGCGAGGGGTGCGGGAGTCGCTGCGAGCCATCCTGCAAGGCGAGTGCGAGGTGCTCACGGCGAGCAGCGGCGACGAGGCGCTGGCCATCGTCGGCCGCGAGCCCGTGGACGTCGTGACCCTCGATCTGAAGATGCCCGGGCTCGGCGGCATCGGGGTCCTCGAGCGCATCAAGGAGATCGACCCCGACATCGAGGTGCTGATCATCACCGGCTACGGGACGATCGACACGGCGGTCCAGGGGCTGCGCTTCCGCGCCTTCGACTACATCTCGAAGCCGTTCGACTGCGACCACGTCCGCCAGCTCGTGCAGTCGGCGCTCGCCCGGCGCGCCGCCGCCCGGCGCATGAAGTCGTTGCCGGACCAGATCCTCTCCTCGCTCTCGCACGAGTTCCGCACGCCGCTCAACGTCATCATGGGCTACTCGACCATCCTCCAGGAGGACGGCGAGAGCCTCTCGGACGAGCAGCGGCTCGCGCTCGACCGCATCCGGTCGAACTCCGACGCACTGCTCACCTACGTGGAGACGCTCTTCTACATGGCGGAGCTCGACCGCGGCGCCCTGGCGGTCGACGTCGTACCCGTCCGGCTCTCCGACGTGCTCGGCAAGCTCCGGAGCGAGCTCGGGTCCGGTGCGGCCGAGAAGGACGTGATGATCCGTCTCGACGTGTCGACCGGGCTCGTCCTCGCCACCGACGAGGACAAGCTCACGCGTCTCCTCCGCGCGCTGCTCGACAACGCCGTCCGGCACACCCCCCAGGGTCACGTCGTGGTCACCGCGCGGCCGGCAAGCGGGGGCGCCACGCTCGAGATCCGCGACAGCGGTCCCGGCATCGCGCCGGAGCTGATCGTCGAGACCGAGGACGTGATCGCCGGCCGCACCGGCGCACGGCCGCCGCGCCAGCTGGGCTTCGGCCTCCGGCTCGCGGCGCGCCTCGTCCGCGCCCTCGGCGCATCGCTCACGCTCGTCGGCGGGCCCGACGGCACCACCTGTCACCTCGTCATCCCGGACCTCGCGGCGGCCGACGCTCCTCACGTCGCCTACGGCGGCTGA